Proteins encoded together in one Psychrobacter sp. 28M-43 window:
- a CDS encoding C13 family peptidase — MSLTSLKTVSLQRFSLNFAANIIATLWMLVGSTRAFSWVKPTFVQFAVFALLALGSNVLFSWLAAESGSIFNEQGLVSYLIWPMIILLGGIILARRASNQALVFVPVVLWLVADTLSALLQSLVQFFGSYGWLPNWSYSFLPVLFLVLFLWQTLALLWIFSRRLRIPWWERIIVLVGAVALLTIWQRNVADQPIFKQIPVEPVLEEAALYQQPRLLQQALDSIDSSIDGKTDWYFMGVAGFSDQNVFRSEINKVRELFDVRFGTSGHSLSLINNTYSWLDEPIATKTSILRGLKKIGQQMNADEDVLFLTLSSHGNQDIVQLANPPLAMDNLDATWLRDALDASGIRWRVIVVSACYSGSFIDELASPTTVVITASAADKASFGCTNTAEMTYFGQAFFAESLRGNTSFESAFKDASIRVNERESAMGFEPSEPQMVIGSLMETALPAFEQVLFDKARPSVASITNNATSTTVNILPDSATNLSVDEVEIAAE, encoded by the coding sequence TTGTCACTTACGTCGTTAAAAACCGTCTCGCTTCAGCGTTTTTCGCTCAATTTCGCTGCCAATATTATTGCAACCTTATGGATGCTGGTGGGCTCAACACGGGCTTTTTCTTGGGTTAAACCTACTTTTGTACAGTTTGCCGTATTTGCACTATTGGCGCTTGGTAGTAATGTCTTATTTTCATGGTTAGCTGCTGAAAGTGGCAGCATATTTAATGAGCAAGGATTGGTCAGTTATTTGATCTGGCCGATGATTATTTTGCTTGGTGGTATCATTTTGGCTCGGCGAGCCAGCAACCAAGCATTGGTATTTGTACCAGTAGTACTTTGGCTGGTTGCTGATACATTGTCAGCCCTATTACAGAGCTTGGTGCAGTTTTTTGGTAGCTATGGTTGGTTGCCAAATTGGAGTTATTCGTTCTTACCAGTACTGTTTTTAGTATTGTTCTTATGGCAAACGCTAGCGTTACTTTGGATATTTTCCCGACGTCTGCGTATACCATGGTGGGAGCGAATCATTGTATTAGTTGGCGCGGTAGCGTTGCTGACTATTTGGCAACGTAATGTCGCTGATCAGCCGATCTTTAAGCAAATACCTGTAGAGCCTGTATTAGAAGAGGCGGCACTGTATCAGCAGCCACGTCTATTACAGCAAGCATTGGATAGTATAGACTCAAGTATCGATGGCAAAACCGACTGGTACTTTATGGGAGTCGCAGGATTCTCTGATCAAAACGTCTTTCGCTCTGAGATTAACAAGGTGCGCGAGCTGTTTGATGTGCGCTTTGGTACCAGTGGGCATTCACTATCGCTGATTAACAATACTTATAGCTGGTTAGACGAACCAATTGCTACTAAGACCAGTATTTTGCGCGGCTTAAAGAAAATCGGTCAGCAGATGAATGCTGATGAAGATGTATTGTTTTTGACGTTGTCTTCACATGGTAATCAGGATATCGTTCAGTTGGCAAATCCACCGCTTGCGATGGATAATTTAGATGCTACATGGTTGCGTGACGCGCTAGACGCATCTGGTATCCGCTGGCGTGTGATTGTGGTGTCTGCCTGTTACTCAGGTTCGTTTATTGACGAATTGGCATCGCCAACCACGGTAGTTATTACTGCATCAGCCGCTGACAAAGCATCGTTTGGCTGCACAAACACAGCTGAAATGACCTATTTTGGCCAAGCGTTTTTTGCTGAAAGTCTACGAGGGAATACCAGTTTTGAGTCGGCTTTTAAGGATGCCAGTATACGGGTCAATGAGCGTGAGAGCGCCATGGGCTTTGAGCCATCGGAGCCGCAAATGGTCATTGGTAGCTTAATGGAGACGGCATTGCCTGCGTTTGAGCAAGTATTGTTTGATAAGGCGCGCCCATCCGTTGCTAGTATTACAAATAATGCTACTTCTACAACGGTTAATATTCTACCTGACAGCGCTACTAATCTGTCGGTAGACGAAGTAGAGATAGCTGCTGAATAG
- a CDS encoding TIGR03643 family protein, translated as MAWEDRTPFGAIEHSYGLDETGVIKLMRQELKPSSFRLWRQRVSNRATKHEAKRSFEVGRAYCKTQYKQR; from the coding sequence ATGGCGTGGGAAGATAGAACGCCATTTGGCGCTATAGAGCATAGCTATGGTCTCGATGAGACTGGGGTTATCAAACTCATGCGCCAAGAGCTAAAGCCGTCATCTTTTCGCTTATGGCGTCAGAGAGTGAGCAATCGCGCTACCAAGCATGAAGCAAAGCGCTCTTTCGAAGTTGGCCGTGCTTATTGCAAAACTCAATATAAGCAGCGCTAA
- a CDS encoding cytochrome C assembly family protein, with protein MAYVLVSIHIGWALVQDKPIHKSFSLGLLLVGMAAHAALLYPYVVTLYGLNFNLFNIISLTSLFFLFFYLLFCLYRPILSLGILAAPTALIGMTIGYVGRAPYQPLTDVSIGLEIHIILSLAAYCVLLMAAVQALFLRLQIRELKHHTIHRFWVNKLPSLQSMESLLFDMLLVGFVLLSIALGIGFIYVEDLMAQHIVHKTVFSLLSWLLFGVLLFGNWRAGWRGKRAANITIYAFILLAIGFVGSKFVLEMLL; from the coding sequence ATGGCTTATGTCTTAGTCAGTATCCATATTGGTTGGGCGCTGGTTCAGGACAAACCTATCCACAAAAGCTTCAGTTTGGGCTTATTGCTGGTTGGCATGGCTGCACATGCGGCACTGCTATATCCATACGTTGTGACGCTGTATGGTTTGAATTTCAACTTATTCAATATAATCAGTCTGACCAGTTTATTTTTCTTATTCTTTTACCTGTTGTTCTGTTTATATCGCCCTATTCTTAGTCTTGGTATTTTGGCAGCACCCACTGCGTTGATAGGTATGACTATCGGTTATGTCGGCCGCGCCCCTTATCAACCACTAACGGATGTCAGTATCGGACTTGAAATCCATATCATATTATCATTAGCTGCCTATTGTGTGCTGTTGATGGCGGCGGTACAAGCGCTATTTCTACGTCTACAAATACGTGAGCTCAAGCATCATACCATTCACCGCTTTTGGGTCAATAAGCTACCCTCCCTGCAAAGTATGGAGAGTTTATTATTCGATATGCTCTTGGTTGGCTTTGTATTGCTCAGTATCGCACTGGGGATTGGATTTATATACGTAGAAGATTTGATGGCACAGCACATCGTACACAAGACTGTTTTTAGTTTGCTGTCGTGGTTATTATTTGGTGTACTACTATTTGGTAATTGGCGTGCAGGCTGGCGAGGCAAACGTGCGGCCAATATCACTATTTATGCCTTTATTCTATTAGCCATTGGCTTTGTTGGTAGCAAGTTCGTCTTAGAAATGCTCCTATAA
- the purU gene encoding formyltetrahydrofolate deformylase: MSDNTKTVSLSTIASQSKQIPSAIDTATLLIKCKDQAGIVQAVSEFIHRYGANIITLDQYSTAHEGGQYFMRLEFALAGLSDIIENFEASFAHTVAKRHDMDWRLHNNATKTKVGILVSKFDHALLDLLWRHQRGLLDCEITCVVSNHPDLKQAVQNFGITFHHVPVTKDNKVEAEEQIHKLMAGNDLLVLARYMQILSSDFVKRWPMQIINIHHSFLPAFVGADPYRQAYDKGVKLIGATAHYVTAELDQGPIIEQDVHRVTHRQGVTELRAIGRDIERNVLARAVNWHVQNRVIVAGNKTVVFN, translated from the coding sequence ATGTCAGACAACACTAAAACGGTTTCATTATCGACCATAGCTTCTCAGAGCAAACAGATTCCTAGCGCTATTGATACAGCCACGTTGCTCATCAAATGCAAAGATCAGGCAGGTATCGTACAAGCAGTCTCTGAGTTTATTCATCGTTATGGCGCTAATATCATTACGCTTGACCAGTATTCAACGGCGCATGAAGGCGGTCAATATTTCATGCGTTTAGAGTTTGCTTTGGCAGGATTGAGCGATATTATCGAGAATTTTGAGGCCAGCTTTGCGCATACGGTTGCTAAGCGACACGATATGGATTGGCGTCTACATAATAATGCAACGAAGACCAAAGTCGGTATTTTGGTATCTAAGTTTGATCATGCGTTGTTAGATTTATTATGGCGACATCAGCGTGGACTGCTCGATTGCGAGATTACTTGCGTGGTCAGCAACCATCCTGATTTAAAGCAAGCAGTACAAAATTTTGGCATTACTTTTCATCATGTGCCAGTGACCAAGGATAATAAAGTAGAGGCAGAAGAGCAAATCCATAAGCTGATGGCAGGTAACGACTTGCTGGTATTGGCGCGCTATATGCAAATATTGTCATCAGATTTTGTCAAACGTTGGCCAATGCAGATTATTAATATCCATCATTCATTCTTACCGGCATTTGTGGGCGCAGATCCTTATCGTCAGGCTTATGATAAAGGTGTTAAGCTTATCGGTGCAACTGCGCACTATGTCACAGCAGAGCTTGATCAAGGGCCTATCATCGAGCAAGACGTACACCGTGTGACGCATCGCCAAGGGGTAACAGAGCTGCGTGCTATCGGCCGTGATATCGAACGCAACGTATTAGCACGTGCCGTAAACTGGCATGTGCAAAACCGTGTGATTGTGGCGGGTAATAAGACAGTCGTATTTAACTAA
- the ffh gene encoding signal recognition particle protein, with product MFDTLTERLSSSLRNIVGTGQLTEDNIKDTLREVRMALLEADVALPVTRDFVKRVKEQALGAEVLKELAPGQAFVKIVHDELTEMMGSANQQLEMTGKPPVVYLLAGLQGAGKTTTAGKLAKYLQERQKKKVMLVSADVYRPAAIKQLEQVAGQVNAKFVNSSTDENPIDIAKRAIEEAKIQYQDILIIDTAGRLHIDDTMMDEIKALTAAVNPSETLFVVDAMTGQDAANTAKAFNDALPLTGVILTKTDGDARGGAALSVRAITGKPIKFLGRGEKLDELELFHPERIAQRILGMGDVLSLVEEVEQKIDRDKAEKMAKKMQKGGDFDLEDLLTQFQQMKSMGGMAGFLDKMPGMGGSDMQKAVEDAKPEEKVREMEALINSMTPFERKNPDKINPSRKRRIAAGSGREIQDVNRLLKQHKQMAKMMKMISKPEGISKMMKSMQGLMGGGSAGGGGGPLFGGGQQGGAKDVNPEQMAKQMGLDPNNMPSTEEMQKQMQEMQNQAPKKFKTRF from the coding sequence ATGTTTGATACCTTAACAGAACGTTTATCGTCGAGCCTACGCAACATCGTCGGTACCGGGCAGTTGACCGAAGACAATATCAAAGACACGTTACGTGAAGTGCGTATGGCGTTGTTAGAAGCCGATGTAGCACTACCTGTCACTCGTGATTTTGTAAAACGCGTCAAAGAACAAGCGCTTGGTGCTGAGGTGCTAAAAGAGTTGGCGCCAGGCCAAGCCTTTGTCAAAATCGTACACGACGAGCTGACCGAAATGATGGGCAGTGCCAATCAGCAGTTAGAGATGACAGGTAAACCGCCTGTTGTCTATTTGCTAGCAGGTTTGCAAGGTGCAGGTAAAACGACTACAGCAGGTAAGTTGGCCAAATATTTACAAGAGCGTCAAAAGAAAAAAGTGATGCTAGTTTCTGCCGACGTTTATCGTCCAGCGGCTATCAAACAGCTTGAGCAAGTAGCCGGTCAAGTGAATGCTAAGTTTGTGAACTCAAGCACAGATGAAAATCCAATTGATATCGCAAAGCGTGCGATTGAAGAAGCCAAAATCCAATATCAAGATATTCTGATCATTGATACCGCGGGTCGTCTACATATCGACGATACCATGATGGATGAGATTAAGGCGCTAACTGCTGCGGTTAACCCATCTGAGACGCTATTCGTCGTCGATGCAATGACGGGTCAAGATGCCGCCAATACCGCAAAAGCCTTTAATGATGCATTGCCATTGACGGGTGTTATCTTAACTAAGACTGACGGTGATGCTCGCGGCGGTGCGGCGCTTTCTGTGCGCGCTATCACTGGCAAGCCAATTAAGTTCTTGGGTCGCGGTGAAAAACTAGATGAGCTAGAGCTGTTCCACCCTGAGCGTATCGCTCAGCGTATCCTTGGTATGGGCGACGTACTGAGTTTGGTCGAAGAAGTTGAGCAAAAAATTGACCGTGATAAAGCCGAAAAAATGGCGAAAAAGATGCAAAAGGGCGGTGACTTCGACCTTGAAGATCTATTGACCCAGTTCCAGCAGATGAAGAGCATGGGCGGTATGGCAGGATTTTTAGACAAAATGCCTGGTATGGGCGGCTCAGACATGCAAAAAGCGGTCGAAGATGCTAAGCCAGAAGAAAAAGTACGTGAGATGGAAGCATTGATCAATTCAATGACACCATTTGAGCGTAAAAACCCTGACAAGATTAATCCAAGTCGTAAGCGCCGTATCGCTGCAGGTTCAGGCCGTGAGATTCAAGATGTTAACCGCTTGCTCAAGCAACACAAGCAGATGGCAAAGATGATGAAAATGATCTCAAAGCCTGAAGGCATCAGTAAAATGATGAAGTCTATGCAAGGCCTCATGGGTGGCGGTAGTGCTGGCGGTGGCGGCGGTCCATTGTTTGGTGGCGGTCAGCAAGGTGGCGCTAAAGACGTGAATCCAGAACAAATGGCCAAGCAGATGGGACTGGATCCAAACAACATGCCAAGCACCGAAGAGATGCAAAAGCAAATGCAAGAAATGCAAAACCAAGCACCAAAGAAGTTCAAAACCCGCTTTTAG
- the rpmB gene encoding 50S ribosomal protein L28 — translation MSRVCQVTGKRPMVGNNVSHANNKTRRRFLPNLHNHRFWVESENRFVRLRVSTKGMRIIDKLGIDKVLADLRAQGQKV, via the coding sequence ATGTCTCGAGTTTGCCAAGTGACTGGAAAGCGCCCTATGGTGGGTAATAATGTTTCGCATGCAAACAACAAAACCCGTCGTCGCTTTCTACCAAACCTTCACAACCATCGTTTTTGGGTAGAGTCTGAAAACCGCTTTGTACGTCTACGTGTGTCTACCAAAGGTATGCGCATCATTGACAAACTTGGTATCGATAAAGTGTTAGCGGATCTACGCGCACAAGGTCAAAAAGTTTAA
- a CDS encoding Ig-like domain-containing protein, whose protein sequence is MYHYQSLLILGNDFLLICSDKLLLMRSQKMSYSSLPLTSKLFQLTSLTCALALAGCGGGDGTDTIAPAPDLGVSVGTSDGGVGSGDIGDVLNVSTVSLLDANSNLTRVISMSGVTARVVVTDSEGNGVSGALVTFSGEGVRFGTSNGAVLTNAEGVATTSVVPLSSTDTGSYSLSATATYDDVSATTASYNYSLQAADITLVNFSTGESLLESGGSTIVTLQTKDTVTDQFQNDVTVNLSSTCGSFEEASVSSSNQGNVSTTYNAIDSNGKLCEGTQTITAVAANSTSSSQSINVNIKAIEASSIVYTTTNAVILGAKNSGSSSSSQVEFTVYASGVPAANQEVVLSLNESSPSDFAFISPNNRSTQTIRSNASGKVTVNLYPGNIPGPVEIKASLKSNINTFALAKNISVATGRPTQNGVTLAIGKNVLADNAIDTTNIAAYLTDRQGNLVPDGTVVSFVSEGGTVTPNCATVGGNCSVTFTSQNPRPANGRVSVIAYVEGDKAYSDLNRDNVYTAGVDKLLDNIGHFFRDDDEDLKYTPGEFVYRRGALPEGSKTESCSASTLSQPNLPNFVVEPNETETTCDDSLSTVLRKQVIMGFANDTPTFYNFQVMPGSILFEMYGSSLKTVSMPSGTALSLIVKDNTDNDLTCEPEITDGNMTVPALVALNRVDGTTNQNFFEGSDDVSYIVSTEGCANGDSIKLSVTTPAPTSKNTTIRIF, encoded by the coding sequence ATGTATCATTACCAATCTCTTTTGATTCTGGGTAATGATTTTTTGCTTATTTGCTCAGATAAATTACTGCTCATGCGGAGTCAAAAAATGTCATATAGCTCTCTACCCCTTACTTCTAAGTTGTTTCAGCTCACTTCTTTGACTTGCGCATTAGCATTAGCAGGTTGTGGTGGTGGTGATGGCACTGATACGATTGCGCCAGCGCCTGATTTAGGTGTAAGTGTAGGTACTAGCGACGGTGGCGTAGGTAGTGGGGATATTGGAGACGTTTTGAATGTTAGTACGGTATCTCTACTAGACGCGAATTCTAATCTGACTAGAGTAATTTCTATGTCGGGTGTTACGGCTAGAGTTGTTGTTACAGACTCTGAAGGTAATGGTGTAAGTGGTGCTTTAGTGACATTTAGTGGCGAAGGAGTTAGGTTTGGTACATCTAATGGAGCCGTACTGACTAATGCTGAAGGCGTAGCAACAACATCTGTCGTACCATTATCTTCTACTGATACTGGTAGTTACAGCTTGTCTGCGACAGCAACATATGACGATGTGAGTGCAACCACTGCTAGTTATAACTATTCATTACAAGCAGCTGATATTACGTTAGTAAATTTTTCTACGGGTGAAAGTCTTTTGGAGTCTGGCGGTTCTACAATTGTTACATTGCAAACCAAAGACACAGTAACTGATCAATTTCAAAATGATGTGACTGTTAATCTGTCATCAACATGTGGTTCGTTTGAAGAGGCTAGCGTAAGCTCTTCTAATCAAGGGAATGTAAGCACAACTTATAATGCTATTGATAGTAACGGTAAGCTATGTGAAGGTACTCAAACGATCACTGCAGTTGCTGCAAATAGCACTTCTTCCTCGCAAAGTATTAATGTCAATATTAAAGCTATCGAGGCAAGCTCTATTGTATATACAACTACCAATGCAGTTATATTGGGTGCAAAAAACAGCGGCTCGTCTTCATCTAGCCAAGTAGAGTTTACTGTCTACGCTAGTGGTGTGCCTGCAGCAAATCAAGAAGTAGTGCTTAGTTTAAACGAGTCATCGCCGTCTGACTTTGCATTCATATCACCAAACAACCGTAGCACGCAAACGATAAGAAGTAATGCTTCAGGAAAAGTAACGGTAAATCTATATCCTGGGAACATTCCAGGACCAGTGGAAATTAAAGCTTCCTTAAAATCAAATATTAATACTTTTGCATTGGCGAAAAATATATCTGTAGCGACGGGCCGTCCTACTCAAAATGGTGTCACATTAGCAATAGGCAAAAATGTCTTGGCTGATAATGCCATCGATACTACAAATATAGCAGCATATCTAACGGATCGCCAAGGTAACCTTGTTCCCGATGGAACCGTAGTAAGTTTCGTATCTGAAGGCGGGACAGTGACACCCAATTGTGCAACTGTTGGTGGTAACTGTTCGGTAACATTCACATCGCAAAACCCTAGACCTGCAAATGGTCGAGTGAGTGTTATTGCCTATGTAGAAGGGGATAAAGCGTATTCGGATTTGAACAGAGATAACGTATACACTGCAGGAGTAGATAAACTACTAGACAATATCGGTCATTTTTTCCGCGATGATGACGAAGATCTAAAATATACTCCGGGCGAGTTTGTCTATAGAAGAGGGGCGTTACCTGAAGGTTCAAAAACTGAGTCTTGCTCTGCAAGTACTTTGTCTCAGCCCAATTTACCAAATTTTGTAGTTGAACCTAATGAAACTGAGACCACATGTGATGATTCATTATCAACAGTATTACGCAAACAAGTTATTATGGGTTTTGCTAATGACACTCCAACTTTTTACAACTTTCAAGTAATGCCAGGTTCTATCTTATTTGAGATGTATGGTAGCAGTTTGAAAACAGTGTCTATGCCTTCAGGAACTGCTCTGAGTCTAATCGTTAAAGATAATACTGATAATGATCTCACTTGTGAGCCAGAAATTACAGATGGTAATATGACCGTACCTGCGCTTGTTGCATTAAATCGAGTAGATGGTACTACGAATCAGAACTTCTTCGAAGGTAGCGATGATGTTAGTTATATCGTCTCAACTGAAGGTTGTGCTAATGGTGATAGTATTAAGCTATCAGTTACTACCCCAGCACCAACGTCAAAAAATACTACAATTCGAATTTTCTAG
- the rpe gene encoding ribulose-phosphate 3-epimerase, with protein sequence MNSPAKPYLIAPSILSADFARLGEEVEKVLESGADVIHFDVMDNHYVPNLTFGSMICKALRDYGVEAPIDVHLMVSPVDSMIEQFLEAGASIITFHPEASAHIDRSLQLIKDGGAECGLVLNPATPLHYLDYVMDKVDQILLMSVNPGYGGQSFIDSTLDKVRQVRQRIITSGRDIRLEVDGGIKASNIRAIAEAGADMFVAGSAIFNQEDYKAAIDEMRAELLLANNS encoded by the coding sequence ATGAACAGTCCTGCTAAACCTTATCTTATTGCACCGTCGATACTCTCAGCTGATTTCGCGCGGTTGGGCGAAGAAGTGGAGAAGGTACTAGAGTCGGGTGCCGATGTGATTCATTTTGATGTAATGGACAATCATTACGTACCCAATTTGACGTTTGGTAGCATGATTTGTAAGGCGTTGCGTGACTATGGTGTTGAAGCGCCAATTGATGTGCATCTGATGGTTTCACCTGTCGATAGTATGATTGAGCAGTTTTTGGAAGCGGGTGCTAGTATCATTACCTTCCATCCTGAAGCCAGCGCTCATATCGATCGCTCACTTCAGTTGATCAAAGATGGCGGCGCGGAGTGTGGCTTGGTATTGAATCCAGCGACACCATTACATTATCTTGATTATGTTATGGATAAAGTAGATCAGATTTTATTGATGAGTGTGAACCCTGGCTACGGTGGTCAATCGTTTATCGATAGTACTTTGGATAAAGTCCGTCAGGTACGTCAGCGTATCATTACCAGTGGTCGAGATATTCGATTGGAAGTTGATGGCGGTATCAAAGCCAGTAATATACGTGCGATTGCTGAAGCGGGCGCTGATATGTTCGTTGCGGGTTCTGCAATATTCAATCAAGAAGATTATAAAGCGGCTATCGATGAGATGCGCGCAGAGTTGTTATTAGCCAACAACAGCTAG
- the rpmG gene encoding 50S ribosomal protein L33 yields MRDKIKLVSTAGTGYYYTTTKNKRTMPGKMEIKKFDPKVRQHVIFKEAKIK; encoded by the coding sequence ATGAGAGATAAAATTAAATTAGTATCAACAGCTGGTACTGGGTATTACTACACCACTACTAAAAACAAGCGCACTATGCCTGGCAAAATGGAAATCAAAAAGTTTGATCCAAAAGTACGCCAGCATGTGATCTTCAAAGAAGCTAAAATCAAATAA
- the fghA gene encoding S-formylglutathione hydrolase: MQNSYSHSLSTNKQLTQKSVNRCFNGEQHYYSHESTSTKTSMTFSIYLPDEALAGRRCPAILYLSGLTCNADNVTHKAHFQQKCSELGMILIAPDTSPRSSEDSDVPNDDRYFVGQGASYYVDATQAPWSDNFNMQSYIVDELYDLLRSEFPIHSIGVTGHSMGGHGALLLGFKFPSKFVSVSALSPVCAASESAWGQAAYTEYFGDDKSLWAQADASQMIEKVGQQYSSILVDQGAADNFLAEGQLQTSKLQDACAKAKQPLTLRYQAGHDHSYYFIQTVINDHIEHHWHMAQMS, encoded by the coding sequence ATGCAAAATTCCTATAGTCATAGTTTATCTACCAATAAACAGCTTACCCAAAAAAGCGTGAATCGCTGCTTTAACGGTGAGCAGCATTATTATAGTCACGAGTCGACATCTACCAAAACCTCTATGACGTTTAGTATTTATCTACCTGATGAAGCCTTGGCTGGACGACGTTGTCCTGCGATATTGTACCTATCAGGTTTGACATGTAATGCTGATAATGTCACTCATAAAGCGCATTTTCAGCAAAAATGCAGCGAGCTTGGTATGATACTTATCGCACCTGATACTTCGCCTAGAAGTAGTGAAGACAGCGATGTACCAAACGATGATCGCTATTTTGTCGGGCAAGGCGCTAGCTATTATGTTGATGCGACCCAAGCGCCGTGGTCAGATAACTTCAATATGCAAAGCTATATCGTTGATGAGCTATATGACTTACTACGTTCAGAGTTTCCTATTCACAGCATCGGTGTCACAGGACACTCAATGGGTGGTCACGGCGCATTATTGCTAGGGTTTAAGTTCCCAAGTAAGTTTGTCAGCGTATCGGCTTTATCGCCAGTATGTGCGGCGAGTGAGTCTGCATGGGGGCAAGCCGCTTATACAGAGTATTTCGGTGATGATAAATCTCTATGGGCGCAAGCCGATGCCTCACAGATGATTGAAAAGGTTGGTCAGCAGTATTCGAGCATTTTGGTTGATCAAGGCGCGGCTGATAACTTCTTAGCAGAAGGCCAGCTACAGACATCTAAACTACAAGATGCTTGTGCAAAAGCCAAACAGCCCTTAACATTACGCTACCAAGCCGGGCATGACCACAGCTATTATTTTATCCAAACGGTAATTAATGATCATATCGAACATCATTGGCATATGGCTCAAATGAGCTAA